A stretch of DNA from Halorubrum sp. BOL3-1:
GTACTCTGGAGCGAGCGTGTCGAATCGGACCCACCGGAGCGAACGCGCCGGGACCACCGTCAGACACAAGACTTTGGAATGGTAACACGGCACGTGTGACGGGTGACCAGCTCCTGCCGCTCGCCGCGGTCCTCGTCGGCGTGGCGGCGGTCAACCTCGCGGTGATGTGGCTGCTCGTCCGGCGGAACCCCGACCCCGCGGGACCGCTCGGATCGGTCGCGACCCGGTCTTCGGACGCGGACCGCGACGGCCCCGACGGGAGCGACGGAGCGACCGGCTTGGTCGAGGTCTCGGGCGGGGACGGGGCGGGCGCTGGCGGTCACGGGGACCCGCCGCCGCTCGACGCCGACGGCGAAACGGTCGTCTGCCGGCACTGCGGGGCGGAGAACCGCGCCGGCTACCGGTACTGCCGGTGGTGCGT
This window harbors:
- a CDS encoding zinc ribbon domain-containing protein, coding for MTGDQLLPLAAVLVGVAAVNLAVMWLLVRRNPDPAGPLGSVATRSSDADRDGPDGSDGATGLVEVSGGDGAGAGGHGDPPPLDADGETVVCRHCGAENRAGYRYCRWCVRSGFVDGDTGVTAGTAMTDRSP